CACACAGGCGGGCGAGTTTTTCCGGGGTAAATCCGGCTTCATCAATGACGGTTCCGGCAGAATCCGAGGCGGTAATCACGCGCGCGCCAAAGGCCATCGCTTTTTCAATCGCGTATTGCGCCACATTCCCCGAGCCGGAAACCGCGACGCGCATCCCTTCAAAACTCAGGCCGTGGCGTTTAAGCATCGCTTCAGTGAAATAGACCAGGCCATAGCCGGTGGCTTCCGGGCGGATCAGGCTGCCGCCAAACGATAACCCCTTGCCGGTAAACACGCAGGCGGTGTTATTGGAGAGCTTTTTCATCATCCCGGCCATAAAGCCCACTTCCCGCGCGCCAACGCCGATATCCCCGGCCGGTACGTCAGTGTCTGCGCCGAGATGACGATACAGTTCAGTGATTAACGACTGGCAGAAACGCATCACTTCGCCATCGCTTTTGCCTTTCGGATCGAAATCGCTGCCGCCTTTACCGCCGCCCATTGGTAGGGTAGTTAGCGCATTTTTAAAGGTTTGTTCAAAGCCGAGGAATTTCAGGATCGACAGATTCACCGACGGGTGAAAACGCATGCCGCCTTTATAGGGGCCGATGGCGGAGCTGAACTGCACGCGCCAGGCGCGGTTAACTTGCACCTGATTGCGGTCATCCACCCACGCCACGCGGAATTGAATCACGCGTTCCGGCTCGACCAGGCGTTCAAGCAGAGAAAGCTGGCGGTAGCGGGGGTTATTTTCAAGAAACGGCCAGAGGGTGGTCATCACTTCGCGAACGGCCTGGGAGAACTCCGGCTGGTGCGGGTCGCGTTGTTGAACATAATTGAGAAATGAAGCAAGAGAGTGAGTCTGATCCATAGATATAAGTGTCTCTTATTGTGTTGGTGAATTTTTGTGTTTGCAGTGCGCAAAAAACGGGCGCTCGCCGACTATAGCATTCGTAATGCAGCACGCTGCAAGGGAAAATTCCCCGTCATCAGACAAATTAAGAACCTGTTTAACGTCATAAGAAAAAAGGATGACGGCGGAAATTAAAGTCCCGGAAAATAGATCCGTTATAGTAATAAGTGGAGTCAATCAGAAAGGATAAATTATGACCCGATTCACGTGGATGGCCGCTGCGTTATGGCTGGCAGCTTCTGGCAACGCGCTGGCTGAGCGCTATCCTTCGCCCGGTATCGAAGTGAATGTGCCGCCGGAAGTATTCAGTTCCGGCGGGCAGACGCAAACCCCGCAACCCTGCATGCAGTGCTGCGTCTATGGCAATCAAAATTACAGTGAAGGTGCGGTCATCAAAATGGAAGGCGTGCTGCTGCAATGCCAGCGCGATGAACGCACTATTTCCACCAATCCGCTGGTCTGGCGGCGCGTAAAACCGTAAACGCCGCCAGCCGGATCAGATCTTGAATTTCGCCCACACCGGCGCGTGGTCAGAGGGTTTTTCCATGGCGCGAATGTCGTAATCAATGCCGGTTTCGATGCAGCGTTCCGCCAGCGACTTGCTCGCCAGCAGCAGGTCGATGCGCAGCCCGCGGTTGTCATCAAAGCCTTTTGAGCGGTAATCAAACCACGAGAAGCGATCCTGGGTTTCCGGGTTCGCTTCGCGGAACGTGTCCACCAGACCCCAGCCTTTCAGGCGCTCCATCCATTCACGCTCTTCCGGCAGGAAGGAGCATTTCCCGGTACGCAGCCAACGCTTGCGGCTCTCTTCGCCGATACCGATATCCAGATCCGTTGGGCTGATATTCATATCGCCCATAATCAACACCGGGTTCTCTTTTTTCAGTTCCTTATCGAGGAAATGTTGCAGATCCTGGTAGAACTTCGCTTTCGCCGGGAATTTCACCGGGTGGTCGCGGCTTTCTCCCTGCGGAAAGTAACCGTTGATCACGGTGATCGTGCCGATGGCTGAAGGGATCTCCGCCATGATAATGCGACGCTGCGCCTCTTCCCCATCATCCGGGAAACCGCGACGCACCAGAATCGGCGTCTCTTTCGTCAATAATGCGACGCCGTAGTGACCTTTTTGCCCGTGATAAAAAACGTTGTAACCCAGGCGCGCCACATCCTCCAGCGGAAACATATCGTCATGGACTTTGGTTTCCTGTAGGCCAATGACATCCGGCTGGTGCTGTTCGACAAGGGCTTCAAGCTGATGCGGCCTGGCGCGCAGGCCGTTGATATTAAACGAAACAAATTTCATAGTCGCAGCCACTGATAGTGTGAAAGATGCGAGGATGTTATCAGAGTTTACATTTAATCACTGCCACTTATTCCTTCCCCACGCGACTTTGCGCATAAAACGGGCCAGGCGCCTCTTTTTAGGGCGTAACGCGCCAAAATGGGGCATTCCGGTAAAATTAATTTCGCGGACGATCACAGTTCCAGAATTATATTTTATAAATGCATAAACTTTCGCGAAATCCCGCCTTTCATCCCGCCATGATATAAAATTATTCACTTTTTATGCATTTTAAGTGAATAGCGACAGGTTGTAAGTTGTTGAAATTCCGTTGTCGCAAACCATTTATGCATTTTTATCGCTAGCTGGCATGAAGCATGCAATCTACATTAACAGCGAAAACGCCATATTAATTAACATTTATTCAACTATTTATTTACCGGAAGAGGTCGCTATGTCTGTGTCAATTACGCGTGAAAATTTCGATCAATGGATGCTGCCGGTTTACGCGCCAGCGCCTTTTATTCCGGTTCGCGGTGAGGGTTCACGCCTGTGGGATCAGCAGGGCAAAGAGTATATCGATTTTGCTGGCGGGATTGCGGTCAACGCGCTGGGCCACGCGCATCCTGCACTGTGTAAAGCACTCAGTGAGCAGGCGGCGAAGTTCTGGCATACCGGCAATGGCTACACCAATGAACCGGCGCTGAAACTGGCGAAACGGCTGATTGATGCCACCTTTGCTGACCGCGTCTTCTTTTGTAACTCCGGTGCAGAAGCCAACGAAGCGGCGTTAAAACTGGCGCGTAAATATGCCCACGATACGTTCGGGGCGCAGAAAAGCGGCATTGTGGCGTTCAAAAACGCCTTTCATGGCCGCACGCTGTTTACCGTCAGCGCTGGTGGGCAACCGGCTTATTCGCAGGATTTTGCGCCGTTGCCGCCGCAGATCCAGCATGCGGTTTACAACGATCTGGCTTCTGCCAGCGCGTTAATCAACGACGACACTTGCGCGGTGATTGTCGAGCCGATGCAGGGCGAAGGCGGCGTGGTTCCAGCAAGCCAGGCGTTTTTGCAGGGGCTGCGCGAACTCTGTACCCGCCATAATGCGCTATTGATTTTTGATGAAGTGCAAACCGGCGTTGGCCGCACCGGCGAGCTGTATGCCTACATGCACTACGGCGTGACGCCGGATGTATTAACTACCGCGAAAGCGCTGGGTGGCGGTTTCCCGATTGGCGCGATGCTGACCACAGACCCGTTTGGCAAGGTGATGAATGCCGGTACGCACGGCACGACGTATGGCGGCAACCCGCTGGCTGGCGCCGTAGCGGGCGCGCTGCTGGATATCGTCAACACGCCGCAAACCCTGGCTGGGGTAAAACAGCGTAACCAGTGGTTTGTCGAACAATTGACGGCGTTAAACGCGCGTTTTCCATTGTTTAGCGAAATCCGTGGCTTAGGGCTGCTGATCGGCTGCCAGCTAACGCCGGAATATGCCGGGAAAGCGAAACAGATTTCACAACTGGCGGCAGCGGAAGGGGCGATGGT
The nucleotide sequence above comes from Kosakonia sp. H02. Encoded proteins:
- the gdhA gene encoding NADP-specific glutamate dehydrogenase, giving the protein MDQTHSLASFLNYVQQRDPHQPEFSQAVREVMTTLWPFLENNPRYRQLSLLERLVEPERVIQFRVAWVDDRNQVQVNRAWRVQFSSAIGPYKGGMRFHPSVNLSILKFLGFEQTFKNALTTLPMGGGKGGSDFDPKGKSDGEVMRFCQSLITELYRHLGADTDVPAGDIGVGAREVGFMAGMMKKLSNNTACVFTGKGLSFGGSLIRPEATGYGLVYFTEAMLKRHGLSFEGMRVAVSGSGNVAQYAIEKAMAFGARVITASDSAGTVIDEAGFTPEKLARLCEIKASRDGRLADYAREFGLMYLEGKQPWAVPVDIALPCATQNELDIDAARQLIANGVKAVAEGANMPTTIDATELFLEAGVLFAPGKAANAGGVATSGLEMAQNAARMGWKAEKVDARLHHIMLDIHQACVEYGGEGKQTHYVRGANIAGFVKVADAMMAQGVI
- a CDS encoding YnjH family protein; this encodes MAAALWLAASGNALAERYPSPGIEVNVPPEVFSSGGQTQTPQPCMQCCVYGNQNYSEGAVIKMEGVLLQCQRDERTISTNPLVWRRVKP
- the xthA gene encoding exodeoxyribonuclease III is translated as MKFVSFNINGLRARPHQLEALVEQHQPDVIGLQETKVHDDMFPLEDVARLGYNVFYHGQKGHYGVALLTKETPILVRRGFPDDGEEAQRRIIMAEIPSAIGTITVINGYFPQGESRDHPVKFPAKAKFYQDLQHFLDKELKKENPVLIMGDMNISPTDLDIGIGEESRKRWLRTGKCSFLPEEREWMERLKGWGLVDTFREANPETQDRFSWFDYRSKGFDDNRGLRIDLLLASKSLAERCIETGIDYDIRAMEKPSDHAPVWAKFKI
- a CDS encoding aspartate aminotransferase family protein is translated as MSVSITRENFDQWMLPVYAPAPFIPVRGEGSRLWDQQGKEYIDFAGGIAVNALGHAHPALCKALSEQAAKFWHTGNGYTNEPALKLAKRLIDATFADRVFFCNSGAEANEAALKLARKYAHDTFGAQKSGIVAFKNAFHGRTLFTVSAGGQPAYSQDFAPLPPQIQHAVYNDLASASALINDDTCAVIVEPMQGEGGVVPASQAFLQGLRELCTRHNALLIFDEVQTGVGRTGELYAYMHYGVTPDVLTTAKALGGGFPIGAMLTTDPFGKVMNAGTHGTTYGGNPLAGAVAGALLDIVNTPQTLAGVKQRNQWFVEQLTALNARFPLFSEIRGLGLLIGCQLTPEYAGKAKQISQLAAAEGAMVLIAGGNVLRFAPALNISEEEIRTGLERVARACEKFLAESSS